One genomic segment of Misgurnus anguillicaudatus chromosome 23, ASM2758022v2, whole genome shotgun sequence includes these proteins:
- the LOC129452672 gene encoding aldehyde oxidase 3, with protein sequence MKMAEQTLEDGLIFYVNGKKITEKNPDPETMLLPYLRKKLRLTGTKYGCGGGGCGACTVMVSRYHSQNKNISHFSVNACLLPICQLHGAAVTTVEGIGSTKTKLHPAQERIAKAHGSQCGFCTPGMVMSMYTLLRNNPKPTLEEVTEGLAGNLCRCTGYRPIVDGYRTFCESEKCCQINGTACCMANENGSVGPVVNGQLELFNKDGLLPLDPTQDLIFPPELMRLAESQERISQKFIGERMTWISPGSLDELLQLKADHPQAPIVMGNTNIGLDIKFKGIFHPVLISPTRVHELFKVTQKPEGVCVGAGCSMSVVKSVLEKSIVSFPPENTHMFRALLQQINLLGGQQIRNVATLGGNIASAYPNSDLTPVLAAGRCTLVALSKEGRRRVPIDKDFFLGFAKTAVKPNEIILSVFIPASRKDEVVHAFRHAPRKENALATVNAGMRVWFNENSSVVKDISIYYGGVGTTIVSAEGVCKQIIGRPWEEATLSDGYRALMDDVTLMVSAPGGKVDFRRSLTLSLLFKFNLLVLQYLQEKNVILKEIPKELQSTIQPLPKHIQPGYQEFQNVLESQSAQDPVGRPMVHRTALSQATGEAVYCDDLPHIDGELFLAIVTSSRAHAKITHIDFSETLKLPGVVDVVIADDIPGKKIRNVMGFDEELLAISEVTCVGQMVCGVVADSEAHAKRGGALVKITYEDLQDRIFTLEEAIEKQSFFLPKWKIGRGDVEKALEDAEEVYEGEIRIGGQEHFYLETQSFLVVPVGEEQEMKVYLSTQHPALTQEAIAETLGIPSNRVSCHVKRVGGGFGGKITKTSILASITAVAAWKTGRPVRCVLERGEDMLITGGRNPVLGKYKVGFMKNGRITAADIQYYLNAGNTADESVLVAEKIILHLDNAYNIPNLRGQSVACKTNLPSNLAFRGFGVPQGMLVMDNMITDVAHKLGRLPEEIREINMYKDISLTHYKMKFDPENLVRCWEECKEKADIHRRRQAIDIFNQENQYKKKGIAIVPVKCGIGFPINFLNQAAALVHIYNDGSVLVSHGGIEMGQGLHTKVQQVVSRELNIPTSLIHISETSTDSVPNTCPTAASFGTDANGMAVQDACQILYKRLEPIRKKNPNGTWQNWIMTAFLEKISLSATGYYRGQDLYMDWEKLEGKPYAYFTYGVCCSEVELDCLTGEYRTLRTDMVVDIGRSINPSIDVGQIEGSFIQGLGLYTMEELKFSPSGMLYTRGPGQYKIPSFCDVPLKFNVCLLAGSSNPLAIYSSKGIGEPCLFLGSSVFFAIKEAVAAARKDAGLTGAFTLNSPATPERTCLACATRFTNMVLQSKAGSTSGSAQPWALDI encoded by the exons taCGGTTAACAGGCACTAAGTATGGCTGTGGTGGAGGCGGGTGTGGAGCCTGTACTGTAATGGTGTCCAGATACCACtctcaaaacaaaaacattag TCACTTCTCCGTCAACGCCTGCTTACTTCCCATATGCCAACTTCACGGGGCCGCCGTGACGACCGTCGAAGGCATAGGGAGCACCAAAACCAAATTACACCCGGCCCAG gAGCGTATAGCAAAAGCTCACGGCTCTCAGTGTGGGTTCTGTACGCCTGGTATGGTGATGTCCATGTACACTTTACTGAGGAACAATCCAAAACCCACCTTGGAGGAGGTGACAGAGGGTCTCGCTG GTAATTTATGCAGATGCACGGGGTATCGACCTATCGTTGATGGTTACAGGACGTTCTGCGAG AGTGAGAAGTGTTGCCAGATAAATGGCACTGCATGCTGCATGGCCAATGAAAATGGATCTGTGGGGCCTGTAgtgaat GGTCAACTAGAGCTGTTTAATAAAGACGGCCTGCTTCCGCTGGACCCCACACAGGATCTCATCTTCCCTCCCGAGCTCATG AGATTGGCAGAGTCACAGGAACGAATCTCTCAGAAGTTCATTGGAGAGAGAATGACTTGGATCTCACCTGGATCTCTGGATGAGCTGCTACAGCTGAAAGCAGATCACCCACAAGCCCCTATTGTCATGGGAAACACCAACATAG GTCTGGACATTAAGTTCAAGGGTATCTTTCATCCTGTTCTCATATCACCAACACGAGTTCATGAACTGTTCAAAGTCACACAGAAACCGgaag GTGTTTGTGTCGGTGCAGGTTGCAGTATGTCTGTTGTGAAGAGTGTGTTGGAGAAGAGCATTGTTTCTTTTCCTCCAGAGAACACACACATGTTCAGAGCTCTTCTGCAGCAGATCAACCTCTTGGGTGGACAACAGATCCGTAATGTGGCT ACACTGGGAGGCAACATTGCAAGCGCATATCCAAACTCTGATCTGACCCCTGTCCTGGCTGCTGGGAGATGCACGCTGGTCGCTCTGTCTAAAG AGGGACGGCGAAGAGTGCCGATTGATAAAGACTTCTTCTTGGGTTTCGCAAAAACAGCTGTGAAGCCAAATGAGATCATCCTGTCTGTTTTTATTCCTGCTTCTAGAAAG GATGAGGTTGTGCATGCGTTTAGACATGCTCCACGTAAGGAGAACGCGTTGGCTACGGTCAACGCCGGGATGCGTGTTTGGTTCAACGAGAACTCAAGTGTGGTAAAAGACATCAGCATTTATTATGGAGGAGTGGGAACAACTATTGTCAGTGCTGAGGGCGTGTGCAAACAAATCATTGGAAG GCCTTGGGAGGAGGCAACATTAAGTGACGGGTACAGGGCGCTGATGGATGACGTAACTCTGATGGTGTCGGCTCCGGGTGGGAAGGTGGACTTCCGGAGATCCTTGACCCTTAGCTTGCTCTTTAAATTCAACCTGCTCGTTCTCCAATACCTGCAAGAGAAG AATGTGATTTTAAAGGAAATACCCAAAGAGCTCCAAAGCACAATCCAGCCTCTACCTAAACACATTCAGCCCGGCTACCAGGAGTTTCAG AATGTCCTAGAGAGTCAGTCGGCACAGGATCCAGTGGGTCGCCCCATGGTTCACCGTACGGCTTTGAGCCAGGCGACCGGAGAAGCCGTTTACTGTGACGATCTACCGCATATCGACGGTGAACTTTTCCTAGCGATCGTGACCAGCTCCAGAGCGCACGCCAAGATCAC ACATATCGACTTCAGTGAAACGCTAAAGTTGCCTGGTGTGGTGGACGTGGTCATTGCCGATGACATACCAGGCAAGAAGATCAGGAACGTTATGGGCTTCGATGAAGAACTGCTGGCTATAAGCgag GTGACCTGTGTGGGTCAGATGGTTTGCGGCGTGGTTGCAGATTCTGAAGCTCATGCTAAACGTGGGGGGGCGTTGGTGAAGATCACCTACGAAGATCTCCAGGATCGCATCTTTACTTTGGAA GAAGCCATAGAGAAGCAGTCGTTCTTCTTACCTAAGTGGAAAATTGGGAGAGGAGATGTTGAAAAGGCTTTAGAAGATGCGGAAGAAGTCTATGAAG GAGAGATTCGGATTGGAGGGCAAGAACATTTCTACCTGGAAACACAGAGTTTTCTGGTCGTTCCCGTTGGGGAAGAGCAGGAGATGAAAGTGTATTTGTCCACCCAACATCCTGCACTTACACAG GAGGCAATAGCCGAGACGTTGGGAATCCCGTCCAATCGTGTGTCTTGCCATGTTAAACGAGTGGGCGGGGGATTCGGTGGCAAAATCACCAAAACCTCCATCTTGGCATCCATTACCGCCGTTGCTGCCTGGAA GACTGGACGGCCAGTGCGATGTGTATTAGAAAGAGGCGAGGACATGCTGATAACCGGAGGACGCaacccagtgttgggaaagtaTAAG GTGGGATTTATGAAAAACGGGAGAATAACGGCAGCTGATATTCAATATTACCTTAATGCTGGAAACACGGCGGATGAGTCTGTATTG GTAGCTGAAAAGATCATATTACATCTCGATAATGCCTATAACATACCAAACCTGCGTGGCCAATCAGTAGCTTGCAAGACAAACCTGCCATCCAATTTGGCGTTCAGAGGATTCGGTGTTCCCCAGGGCATGCTGGTCATGGACAATATGATCACCGATGTTGCTCATAAACTCGGCCGCCTGCCCGAAGAG ATCAGAGAAATAAACATGTACAAAGACATCTCGCTCACTCACTACAAGATGAAGTTCGATCCGGAGAATCTCGTTCGCTGTTGGGAAGAATGCAAAGAAAAAGCCGACATCCACCGGAGACGTCAGGCCATCGACATCTTCAATCAGGAaaatcaatacaaaaaaaagGGAATCGCCATCGTGCCTGTTAAATGCGGCATTGGGTTTCCAATTAACTTCCTCAACCAG GCTGCTGCTCTCGTGCATATATATAATGATGGATCTGTGTTAGTTAGCCACGGTGGAATAGAAATGGGTCAAGGATTACACACTAAAGTCCAGCAG GTTGTCAGTCGAGAGCTGAATATCCCAACTTCTCTCATTCACATCTCTGAGACCAGCACAGATTCCGTTCCCAACACCTGCCCGACTGCTGCATCCTTTGGTACGGATGCGAACGGAATGGCCGTACAG GATGCCTGTCAAATTTTGTATAAAAGACTCGAGCCAATCAGAAAGAAGAATCCTAATGGTACATGGCAGAACTGG ATAATGACTGCGTTTTTGGAGAAGATTAGTTTGTCGGCTACAGGATACTACAG GGGTCAAGACTTGTATATGGACTGGGAGAAGCTAGAGGGAAAGCCGTATGCTTATTTCACATACGGGGTGTGCTGCAGTGAGGTCGAGCTGGACTGTTTGACTGGAGAGTACAGA ACTTTGAGGACTGATATGGTCGTCGATATCGGCAGAAGTATAAATCCATCGATCGACGTTGGTCAG ATTGAAGGATCGTTCATACAGGGTTTGGGTCTCTACACAATGGAAGAACTCAAGTTTTCTCCCTCTGGCATGTTGTACACACGTGGGCCGGGCCAATACAAGATCCCGTCTTTCTGCGACGTTCCTCTGAAGTTTAACGTCTGCCTGTTAGCCGGGTCGTCCAACCCTCTCGCCATCTACTCTTCAAAGGGGATCG GTGAGCCGTGTCTGTTTTTAGGCAGTTCAGTGTTTTTCGCTATAAAAGAGGCCGTGGCTGCTGCCCGTAAGGATGCGGGTTTAACTGGAGCGTTCACCCTGAACAGCCCTGCCACCCCAGAGCGGACGTGTCTCGCCTGTGCCACACGTTTCACAAACATG gttttacAAAGTAAAGCCGGATCAACTTCTGGATCAGCACAGCCGTGGGCTTTGGACATATAA
- the LOC129452675 gene encoding hatching enzyme 1.2: MDPRASFSILMLLVGFSQAFFLPEQKLADLLVSEPENVDLTTKILETNNGSAEILLEGDLVFPKTRNALYCLNNNCFWKKNANNLVEVPYIVSSEYTYYEKSTIQSAMMSFASKTCIRFVPRSSQIDYISIENLDGCYSSLGRTGGKQVVSLKRGGCVYHGIIEHELNHALGFYHEHTRSDRDQYVRINWANISPDMAYNFQKQNTNNQNTPYDYSSVMHYGKTAFTTQYGQETITPIPDASVQIGQRQELSNIDILRINKLYGC; this comes from the exons ATGGATCCAAGAGCCTCCTTCTCCATTCTGATGCTGCTGGTTGGCTTCTCccaagcattttttttaccG GAGCAGAAGCTTGCAGATTTGTTGGTATCAGAGCCAGAAAATGTGGATCTCACTACAAAGATTTTAGAGACCAACAATG GATCTGCTGAAATCTTGCTTGAAGGAGATCTGGTGTTTCCCAAAACCAGAAATGCTCTCTACTGCTTAAACAACAACTGTTTCTGGAAGAAAAACGCTAACAATCTAGTTGAGGTCCCTTACATAGTGAGCAGTGAATACA CATATTATGAGAAGAGTACTATCCAGAGCGCCATGATGTCCTTCGCCAGCAAAACCTGCATCCGCTTTGTGCCCAGATCATCTCAGATTGACTACATCAGTATTGAGAACCTAGATGG GTGTTACTCGTCTCTTGGTAGGACAGGTGGCAAACAGGTGGTCTCCCTCAAAAGGGGCGGTTGTGTGTACCATGGCATCATTGAACATGAGCTCAATCATGCCCTGGGCTTCTACCACGAGCACACCAGGAGCGATCGTGACCAGTACGTCAGGATCAACTGGGCAAACATCTCTCCTGATATGGCCTACAACTTCCAGAAACAGAACACCAACAATCAAAACACTCCATACGACTACAGCTCCGTCATGCACTATGGAAAAACCGCCTTCACCACCCAGTATGGGCAGGAAACCATCACTCCCATTCCTGatgcatctgtgcaaatcgGACAGAGACAGGAGCTGTCTAACATCGACATCCTGAGGATCAACAAACTGTATGGATGCTGA